From the Brevibacillus choshinensis genome, one window contains:
- the mreD gene encoding rod shape-determining protein MreD — translation MPRFFLTLTVLVLFVLEGTVVQVIATATWGLSWMTVPRFALVCCILISMFLGRREGLYYGLAFGFLQDVLYGQVIGIYSVSMMVASYFAGLIVLLFQRGFGMVFVTSALILFGHEWLLYSMFRLFSVAPYDVQWMLTRQILPSVILNVIFALLIYVPILRMCNKIQDKKRDMSAE, via the coding sequence ATGCCGCGTTTTTTCTTAACGCTCACGGTGCTGGTCCTGTTCGTTCTAGAAGGAACAGTCGTCCAGGTGATTGCAACAGCAACATGGGGTCTGTCGTGGATGACAGTACCCCGCTTTGCGCTGGTATGCTGTATTCTGATCTCGATGTTTTTAGGAAGACGAGAGGGCCTTTACTACGGACTCGCCTTTGGTTTTCTGCAGGATGTGCTCTACGGTCAGGTCATAGGTATTTACAGCGTATCCATGATGGTCGCCAGCTATTTTGCAGGGCTGATCGTTCTCTTGTTCCAACGTGGCTTTGGGATGGTATTCGTGACGAGCGCCCTCATTCTGTTTGGACATGAGTGGCTGCTGTACAGTATGTTTCGGCTGTTTTCCGTTGCGCCCTACGACGTACAGTGGATGCTTACGCGACAAATCTTACCGAGCGTCATACTCAACGTCATTTTTGCCCTGCTGATCTATGTTCCCATCTTGAGAATGTGTAACAAGATTCAGGATAAAAAACGAGATATGAGCGCGGAATAG
- a CDS encoding peptidoglycan D,D-transpeptidase FtsI family protein, translated as MEESKEPKSHIPIRLNILFLIVFLFFAAIIMRLAFVQLVEGEQYRHELEKFSIRELPISAPRGRILDKNGAVLVSNKPVYTVQYVEEQGQDIDEEKVADRLAKILVPDDGKMGTDKELLKKTIELRSTLPVAFDSKKTNELKSLITPKLQLVPKQENVDTMSDYNLVKTALYVGLRVRSPFDEKERESVLGKLKASTKTTGNATALDGLSDLELLKTAINANLQFSLTLDKEDRDELIKEVKAQIRLLPTPSQLSEKSDMDLLRYASLFELDVPLPLTDQQRQFQWHKLSLLQEMRSPQMASYIPRRVKVNITQQEMFQIEERRTELPGISVELEPVRQIMPDPDGSAFGTHFLGYINAIRPESLKEYEAQGYNAIDRVGVTGLESYYERYLRGKDGIMDVHVNKNSETVEKTMRQAPEPGNDLVLAMDWRFQSKVEAILKEEVESYKKRPTTPKEFKDAHVLAMNPNTGEVLAMASYPDYNLNLYYDRKEFNKVYSSVILPNESNRFIYTPYPPASTYKPLSVMIALQEGLTNPNETIYDRGGLDVGTSYKRNWKAGGHGPVNARRALQVSNNTYMYEMAIRLAKKGTHGWEKQFSVLDFYNAQFGLGVKTGIDLPGEKTGWENPNLYYGNLADAMIGQYDLFTPMQIAQYVSTIANGGYRIRPHLVKEIRRGTTDPKNPGQTLTLIEPQVLNRVNIDPKYIQVVREGMHLVTQPGGTVSRAFKGLPYNVAAKSGTAQTGRRAENALVVGFAPYENPQIVFVVVAPNSLRDGTSSSDATGPIARRLLEAYDEFNPGVLHPASISTSTSSSSPK; from the coding sequence GTGGAGGAGTCGAAGGAACCGAAATCGCATATACCCATTCGGCTTAACATTTTGTTCTTGATCGTGTTCCTGTTTTTTGCCGCTATTATTATGCGTCTCGCCTTCGTGCAGTTGGTAGAAGGAGAACAGTACCGTCATGAGCTGGAGAAATTCAGTATTCGTGAGCTGCCGATTTCCGCCCCGAGGGGAAGAATCCTCGATAAAAATGGAGCGGTGCTTGTCTCCAATAAACCGGTCTATACGGTGCAATACGTAGAAGAGCAAGGACAGGATATCGATGAAGAAAAAGTAGCGGATCGACTGGCGAAGATCCTAGTTCCCGATGACGGGAAAATGGGAACAGACAAAGAACTGCTGAAAAAGACGATCGAGCTGCGGTCCACCTTACCTGTTGCTTTTGATTCCAAGAAAACGAATGAGCTGAAGTCGTTAATCACGCCGAAGCTGCAATTGGTTCCGAAGCAGGAGAATGTGGACACGATGTCCGATTATAATCTGGTGAAAACGGCCTTGTACGTAGGCTTGCGAGTCCGTTCACCATTTGATGAAAAGGAACGGGAGAGTGTCCTGGGCAAGCTGAAAGCGAGCACGAAGACGACTGGCAATGCAACGGCGCTGGATGGATTGTCGGATTTGGAGCTGTTGAAAACGGCGATCAACGCCAACTTGCAGTTCAGTCTGACGCTAGACAAGGAAGACCGGGATGAACTGATTAAGGAAGTGAAGGCGCAGATCCGACTACTGCCGACGCCATCACAGCTTTCGGAGAAGTCGGATATGGATTTGCTTCGGTATGCGTCGCTGTTTGAATTGGATGTACCATTACCGTTGACTGATCAGCAGCGCCAGTTCCAATGGCACAAGCTGTCTCTCTTGCAGGAAATGCGTTCCCCGCAAATGGCAAGCTACATTCCACGTCGGGTGAAGGTCAACATTACGCAGCAAGAGATGTTCCAGATCGAAGAAAGACGGACGGAGTTACCTGGAATCAGCGTGGAGTTGGAGCCGGTGCGGCAAATCATGCCTGATCCGGACGGTTCTGCATTTGGTACACACTTTCTTGGATACATCAACGCGATTCGACCAGAAAGCCTCAAGGAATACGAGGCTCAAGGCTACAACGCCATTGACCGCGTAGGGGTAACGGGCCTGGAGAGCTATTACGAGCGGTATTTGCGAGGAAAAGATGGCATCATGGACGTCCATGTCAACAAAAACTCGGAAACCGTAGAAAAAACCATGCGTCAAGCGCCGGAGCCTGGTAACGATCTCGTGCTAGCAATGGATTGGCGTTTTCAGAGCAAGGTCGAAGCCATTTTAAAAGAAGAGGTAGAATCGTATAAAAAACGACCTACCACACCAAAAGAATTTAAAGATGCACACGTACTGGCGATGAATCCGAATACGGGTGAAGTTCTGGCAATGGCGAGCTATCCGGATTACAACCTAAACTTGTACTATGACCGTAAAGAATTTAACAAGGTGTACTCGTCCGTGATTCTGCCGAATGAATCCAATCGCTTCATTTATACACCGTATCCGCCAGCTTCCACTTACAAACCGCTGTCCGTCATGATTGCTCTGCAGGAAGGCTTGACGAATCCGAATGAGACCATCTATGACCGAGGTGGGCTGGATGTGGGGACCTCGTACAAACGGAACTGGAAAGCGGGTGGACACGGGCCGGTAAACGCCCGTCGCGCCTTGCAAGTATCCAATAATACGTACATGTACGAAATGGCCATCCGTTTAGCGAAGAAGGGTACGCATGGTTGGGAAAAGCAGTTTTCCGTACTTGATTTCTACAACGCCCAGTTTGGCCTCGGGGTAAAAACCGGGATTGACCTGCCGGGTGAAAAGACAGGCTGGGAAAACCCGAATCTCTACTACGGTAACTTGGCGGATGCCATGATCGGACAATACGACCTGTTTACTCCGATGCAGATCGCACAGTATGTCTCGACCATTGCCAACGGTGGCTACCGGATTCGTCCGCATCTCGTCAAAGAAATTCGCAGAGGGACGACCGACCCGAAAAATCCAGGACAAACACTGACACTCATTGAGCCACAAGTGTTGAACCGGGTAAACATTGATCCGAAATACATCCAGGTAGTAAGAGAAGGGATGCACCTCGTTACTCAACCAGGTGGTACCGTCTCTCGTGCCTTCAAAGGTTTGCCTTATAATGTGGCTGCAAAGTCTGGTACGGCGCAGACCGGACGCCGCGCGGAGAATGCGTTGGTCGTTGGCTTTGCCCCATACGAGAATCCGCAAATCGTATTTGTAGTCGTAGCACCAAACAGTTTGCGGGATGGAACATCCAGTTCGGACGCGACGGGTCCAATCGCGCGAAGATTATTGGAGGCCTACGACGAATTTAATCCTGGCGTCCTGCATCCAGCTTCAATTTCAACTTCAACTTCCTCATCCTCACCCAAGTAA
- the minC gene encoding septum site-determining protein MinC, with the protein MTTVKSKVTIKGTKEGLVFFMDDTCSFDELLADVREKIEHSHQQILSGPLIRVSIKLGKRYCSPEQQEQLTQIIRQKGNLVIHTVEADVITREEAFAERLKTHFSVIVNTVRSGQVLEYDGDLLLLGDVNPGGTVRSTGNIYVLGHLRGYVHAGIAGDSQVIIAAAVMSPTQLRIADVISKPGEEWTNHSGGTEFAYLDNDTMLVAKMNYLSRIRPELGDKKA; encoded by the coding sequence GTGACGACTGTGAAAAGCAAGGTCACAATCAAAGGGACAAAAGAGGGGCTCGTCTTCTTCATGGATGATACCTGTTCCTTCGACGAACTGCTGGCCGATGTGCGTGAAAAAATAGAGCATAGCCATCAACAGATTTTGTCGGGGCCGTTGATTCGGGTATCGATTAAATTGGGAAAACGATACTGCTCACCAGAGCAACAGGAGCAGTTGACTCAAATTATTCGGCAGAAGGGGAATCTGGTCATTCATACCGTTGAGGCGGATGTGATTACACGGGAGGAAGCTTTTGCCGAGCGCCTTAAAACCCATTTTTCCGTCATTGTGAACACGGTTCGCTCCGGTCAAGTACTAGAGTACGACGGAGACTTGCTCCTTTTGGGGGATGTCAACCCGGGAGGAACCGTTCGCAGTACGGGTAATATCTACGTTCTGGGACACTTGCGCGGCTACGTCCATGCAGGTATTGCCGGTGATAGTCAGGTCATTATTGCTGCAGCGGTCATGAGTCCTACCCAATTGCGGATTGCAGACGTAATCAGCAAACCAGGGGAAGAGTGGACCAATCATTCAGGTGGAACCGAGTTCGCCTATCTGGATAATGACACGATGCTGGTAGCCAAAATGAACTACCTGTCACGGATTCGTCCGGAACTGGGAGATAAGAAGGCTTGA
- the minD gene encoding septum site-determining protein MinD: MGIGIVVTSGKGGVGKTTTSANLGTALALLGQKVCMVDTDIGLRNLDVVMGLENRIIYDLVDVAEGACRLPQALIKDKRFENLSLLPAAQTKDKSAVSPEQMEEIITQLKREYDYVIIDCPAGIEQGFRNAVAGADQAIVVTTPEKAAVRDADRIIGLLEREKVGMPKLVINRVRSHMVKNGDMLDVEDILDLLAIDLIGVVPDDDHVIKSANLGEPAVMNHESRASIAYRNIARRLLGEAVPLQPLEEKAGVFHKMRKFFGLK, translated from the coding sequence GTGGGGATAGGAATTGTCGTAACTTCTGGTAAAGGCGGCGTGGGTAAGACGACCACTTCCGCAAATTTAGGTACAGCTCTTGCGTTGCTAGGACAAAAGGTATGCATGGTAGATACCGATATCGGGCTGCGCAATCTGGACGTCGTGATGGGGCTGGAAAATCGTATTATTTACGATCTCGTCGATGTAGCAGAAGGTGCATGCCGTCTGCCTCAAGCGCTGATCAAGGACAAACGCTTTGAAAATCTGTCGCTTTTGCCGGCTGCCCAGACAAAGGACAAGTCTGCGGTATCACCCGAGCAAATGGAAGAGATCATTACGCAGTTGAAGCGCGAATATGATTACGTGATCATTGACTGCCCAGCTGGGATCGAACAAGGCTTCCGGAATGCCGTGGCAGGTGCTGATCAGGCTATTGTCGTAACAACCCCGGAAAAAGCAGCTGTCCGAGATGCAGATAGGATTATCGGACTATTGGAACGCGAAAAAGTCGGGATGCCCAAGCTGGTCATCAACCGTGTGCGCTCGCATATGGTGAAAAACGGTGATATGCTGGATGTCGAGGACATTCTGGATCTGCTTGCCATTGACTTGATCGGTGTCGTACCCGATGATGATCATGTTATCAAATCAGCGAATCTGGGAGAGCCTGCCGTGATGAATCACGAGTCTCGCGCTTCCATCGCGTATCGCAATATTGCCCGCAGACTACTGGGCGAAGCAGTACCCCTGCAACCACTGGAAGAAAAAGCAGGTGTGTTCCATAAAATGCGCAAGTTTTTTGGCTTGAAATAG
- a CDS encoding FtsW/RodA/SpoVE family cell cycle protein yields MDLEKRHLKTVDWTIIMILVALGIFSYLGISGSAAGADKAHQQVIWYIVGFIVLGGTLLFDYRLFYNMSYVLYVIGLILLIGVFQTKPINNTTSWYDLGPILLQPSEPMKLFTILAVARFMAKRAEDPDRFYYFYKLIPVGALVGVPLLLILIQPDLGTALVFTGMLATMLIVGGIRLKHVMYVAGLVGSFFAGMTMLYQYKQDIFFKIIKPYQWDRIIFWMDPDLEAMGRGFQLKQALIAIGSGQLFGKGIDTPTQASFGWVPVGESDFIFTVIAEKLGFIGAGLLMILFFFLIYRMIRIAMEAKDPFGSYVVAGVVGMLTFQIFENIGMTIQLMPITGIPLPFISYGGSSLITNFLIIGVVLNVGMRKDKLRFD; encoded by the coding sequence ATGGACCTGGAAAAACGACATCTGAAAACTGTCGACTGGACCATCATCATGATATTGGTAGCTCTGGGGATATTCAGCTATTTGGGAATCTCTGGTTCTGCCGCAGGCGCCGATAAGGCTCATCAGCAGGTCATCTGGTATATTGTTGGGTTCATCGTACTGGGTGGTACATTACTGTTTGACTATCGCCTGTTCTACAACATGTCGTATGTTTTGTACGTGATTGGGCTGATCTTATTGATCGGTGTATTTCAAACCAAACCAATCAACAATACGACGAGCTGGTATGACCTCGGACCGATTTTGCTGCAGCCGTCTGAGCCGATGAAGCTATTTACCATTCTGGCAGTCGCGCGGTTTATGGCAAAACGAGCAGAAGATCCGGATCGATTCTATTATTTTTATAAATTGATTCCGGTCGGCGCACTAGTAGGGGTCCCATTGTTATTGATCCTGATACAACCTGACTTGGGTACAGCACTGGTTTTCACCGGAATGCTCGCGACGATGCTGATTGTCGGTGGGATTCGTTTGAAGCATGTGATGTACGTAGCGGGTTTGGTGGGCAGCTTTTTTGCAGGCATGACCATGCTGTATCAGTATAAGCAAGATATTTTCTTCAAGATCATCAAACCGTACCAATGGGACCGGATTATCTTCTGGATGGACCCGGATCTGGAAGCGATGGGCCGGGGATTTCAGCTCAAGCAAGCCTTGATCGCCATTGGTTCTGGTCAGTTGTTTGGAAAAGGGATTGATACGCCGACGCAAGCGAGCTTTGGTTGGGTACCAGTCGGGGAGAGTGACTTTATTTTCACGGTCATCGCGGAAAAGCTGGGCTTTATCGGTGCAGGGCTGTTGATGATTCTGTTTTTCTTCTTGATCTACCGGATGATCCGTATTGCGATGGAAGCAAAAGACCCGTTTGGCTCCTATGTGGTAGCAGGTGTCGTCGGGATGCTGACGTTCCAAATTTTCGAGAACATCGGCATGACGATTCAGCTGATGCCGATCACGGGGATCCCACTTCCATTCATCAGTTACGGGGGGAGTTCGTTGATCACCAACTTCCTGATCATAGGCGTGGTGCTGAATGTCGGCATGCGCAAGGACAAGCTGCGATTTGACTAA
- a CDS encoding cold-shock protein, whose translation MQQGIVKWFNAEKGYGFIQVEGGDDVFVHYSAIQSEGFKSLDEGQKVEFEIVQGSRGPQAASVTKL comes from the coding sequence ATGCAACAAGGTATCGTAAAATGGTTCAATGCAGAAAAAGGATACGGTTTCATCCAAGTTGAGGGTGGAGACGACGTATTCGTACATTACAGCGCGATCCAGTCAGAAGGTTTCAAATCTCTGGACGAAGGTCAAAAGGTTGAATTTGAGATCGTTCAAGGTAGCCGTGGACCACAAGCTGCTAGCGTAACAAAACTGTAA
- a CDS encoding M23 family metallopeptidase, with the protein MFREVDRVKERRRERLERIRLQPRDSFSPFVDDWKDPIEPTAEPFAFSLREDDPVNQRHSHETWGIQILVSVLLVGMAYLLFQTSLIPVTWKNSAREVMTRDFNFSGVADWYEARFGSLPTLLPSLHGPNAVPAAGTTTKEAAVWKLPASWKVVKTFEPQSAKVVLNTGMQDQVTIGEAGWVTFVGDKPGYGTTVVVRLTKGREVWFGNLERVKVAKDDVLQAGQEIGTARAVNNSSRHLYLGVKSEDQFVNPLDVIPFE; encoded by the coding sequence ATGTTTCGTGAAGTAGATCGAGTAAAGGAAAGAAGACGGGAGCGATTGGAGCGAATTCGCTTGCAGCCGCGCGATAGTTTTTCACCTTTTGTGGATGACTGGAAGGACCCGATCGAGCCTACGGCAGAGCCATTTGCATTTTCGTTACGGGAGGACGATCCCGTGAACCAGCGTCACTCTCATGAAACGTGGGGAATCCAGATCCTCGTGTCTGTCTTGTTGGTCGGCATGGCGTATCTGCTATTCCAGACCTCTTTGATTCCTGTGACATGGAAAAACTCGGCGCGCGAGGTCATGACTCGCGATTTCAATTTCTCAGGTGTAGCAGATTGGTACGAAGCGCGGTTTGGTTCCTTGCCGACCCTTTTACCGTCTCTTCACGGTCCTAATGCCGTTCCGGCTGCGGGGACGACGACCAAGGAAGCAGCAGTCTGGAAGCTACCTGCAAGCTGGAAGGTGGTCAAGACTTTTGAACCACAGAGCGCAAAAGTGGTTCTCAACACTGGAATGCAAGACCAGGTGACGATAGGAGAGGCAGGATGGGTCACATTTGTTGGTGACAAACCAGGGTACGGTACGACGGTGGTCGTTCGGTTAACAAAGGGTCGTGAGGTCTGGTTCGGTAATCTAGAAAGGGTAAAGGTGGCAAAAGATGATGTGTTACAGGCGGGGCAGGAGATCGGGACTGCACGTGCGGTAAACAATTCGTCCCGTCACCTTTACCTGGGGGTCAAGTCGGAGGATCAGTTCGTGAATCCGCTGGATGTGATCCCGTTTGAGTAA
- a CDS encoding M50 family metallopeptidase: MSKGWFGFRIRIHLLFWAVIGLSVMTGHFLEVLTLFVIVLIHEIGHVAMARELGWTVTEVQLLPFGGVATMEDAYATDPLDEIVVALAGPFLNFVMMAVSYLFWYAGIWTEEWARFFLTSNLTIALFNLLPIWPLDGGRIVQAILCWFMPYRQAAIISMTGSTLLAGLMVGLSGLELKINVLVIGVYLLTVNIQAFLRFPYQFFRFLMEKYVRQPDEYAVQAMSVEPGETVLEVSHKLRRGCSHLFYVQGSGLLAEEQLLHALLFEQKHDAKVGQLV, encoded by the coding sequence TTGAGTAAGGGCTGGTTCGGCTTTCGCATTCGAATTCATTTGCTTTTTTGGGCGGTGATTGGCCTGTCTGTGATGACAGGCCATTTTTTGGAGGTCCTCACGTTATTCGTCATTGTCCTCATTCACGAGATTGGCCACGTGGCAATGGCGAGAGAGCTGGGCTGGACGGTGACCGAAGTGCAATTACTGCCGTTTGGTGGTGTCGCGACGATGGAAGACGCCTATGCGACTGATCCGTTGGATGAAATCGTTGTTGCGCTGGCGGGTCCTTTTTTAAATTTCGTGATGATGGCAGTCTCCTATTTGTTCTGGTACGCGGGGATTTGGACGGAGGAATGGGCACGGTTTTTTCTGACAAGCAACCTGACGATAGCTTTGTTTAACTTGCTCCCGATCTGGCCGCTCGATGGAGGGAGAATCGTTCAGGCGATCTTGTGCTGGTTCATGCCGTATCGTCAGGCAGCGATTATCTCCATGACCGGAAGTACGTTATTGGCAGGACTCATGGTAGGGTTGTCCGGGTTGGAACTGAAGATCAACGTGCTCGTGATCGGGGTGTACCTGCTGACGGTGAACATACAGGCGTTTCTGCGCTTTCCGTATCAGTTCTTTCGTTTCTTAATGGAGAAGTATGTTCGGCAGCCCGATGAATACGCTGTTCAGGCAATGAGCGTTGAGCCGGGGGAGACAGTCTTGGAGGTCTCACACAAGCTGCGACGAGGATGCTCGCATTTGTTCTATGTCCAAGGATCAGGTCTGCTTGCGGAGGAACAGCTTTTGCATGCTCTGCTTTTTGAGCAGAAACACGATGCGAAGGTGGGCCAACTTGTTTAG
- a CDS encoding GNAT family N-acetyltransferase: MEASRVTIRPLQEQDAPYLVKWLSDERVLRYYEGRDRPHDLDLVHEHFYTAVDDASRLLFLYDDHPIGYGQYYTLDEEYRQEYGYDLTTVIYGMDQFIGEPDYWGKGIGTLIVQSLLVHLSQQFGAQKIVLDPQAWNARAIRCYEKCGFHKVKWLPQHEWHEGSKRDCWLMEWSPPI; the protein is encoded by the coding sequence ATGGAAGCTAGCCGAGTGACAATACGCCCCCTACAAGAACAGGATGCTCCTTACTTGGTCAAGTGGCTCTCTGATGAGCGAGTGCTTCGTTATTACGAAGGTCGTGATCGCCCACATGATCTCGATCTAGTTCACGAACACTTCTACACGGCTGTGGACGATGCATCCCGTCTTCTCTTTCTCTATGACGATCACCCCATCGGCTACGGTCAATACTACACGTTGGATGAAGAATACAGACAGGAGTACGGATACGATTTGACGACTGTCATTTACGGCATGGATCAGTTCATCGGTGAGCCTGATTACTGGGGCAAAGGAATCGGTACACTCATCGTTCAATCCCTCCTCGTGCACCTTTCCCAACAATTCGGGGCGCAAAAGATCGTTCTGGACCCACAGGCATGGAACGCCCGTGCGATTCGCTGCTACGAGAAGTGCGGCTTCCACAAAGTAAAATGGCTTCCTCAGCACGAATGGCATGAAGGAAGCAAGCGTGATTGTTGGTTAATGGAGTGGAGCCCGCCGATCTAA